CAAAGACCTCTTATTAGGATAGGATTTaggcataataataataataatttttttttataaaaaaaaaaaaaaaaaaagggctaaaGCGTCAATACGGTACGTTATACGGGGCAAGGGAGAACCCAAATCAGAAAGTGGAGTGCAGTGTCAAGTTGCCAAACACGAGCGTAATTGTAGTAGAACAGATGTAGATTGATGGTGGTCCGTGATCGATCGAGAGGCGATATTCGGATCCAATGGCTACAAAGACGAAGACCCTGATGGTTGGGTCACGTATGATATCAGACATGCCCTAAACAgccttaaaagttaaaaccccCAACTCCATCGACATCCTGGACCATCCACTGAAATCTGTTGGTCTGAGCTCCCCCGGTGGCCGGTACCCCCACCCCCCACGCCACGACCAAGATAATAGACATTCTCAAATTGACCATTTTGTATAAACTCCCCCCAAATAATTCGAGGCTCCAGCAAAACAGTGAGCAGGAAAAATCCTTCTTCTACTCTGGTTCCTAACCTTCATTGGGCATCTCTTTGCACCTGGAGTTGGGGCTCTGCTGCTGCTTCTGTTTTCCAAATATGGAGCATGTTCTTTTTTGAAGAACTTGGATATGTGCAAGCTCATTTGGTCAGTTAATACTCTGACACCCTGCTATACTATACTCTGCTCTGCCATCTCATTCACACTCGTAAATGTTTTTATCACAGATGACAGATCGTTATAATCGTGTAGGAGAGCTTTGGTTTAGAATTTATATTAATGATCATAATATTCTAAGACAAAACTCTAGTCTCCCAATGATCCACACACAGACATAGTTATTACTAGGAGTTGTACCTAATAATAAAGAAGCGACCGCCGACCATGGAGATTGAACCTCTGAGCATGGGCAACGAGGTGATTGAATTTGACCTGATGGGTCTCGCTGATGACGCCGTCGACATTGAGCACCCTGTTGACGATGATGAAGACCTTCTTGACAATTCAGCTACCACTGCTGCTGTCGGGTCCGCTAGTCAACTTTACATCCCTCAAGGTGCTGCTGACACTGATCTCGAACCCTACGAGGGCATGGAATTCGAATCCGAAGAGGCTGCCAAGGCCTTCTACAATTCCTACGCTCGCCGTGTTGGCTTCAGCTCCCGTGTCAGCATGTCCCGCCGCTCCAGACGTGATGGTGCCATCATTCAGAGATCTTTTGTGTGTGCCAAAGAGGGCTTTCGTGTTGACAAGGACAAGCCTGGCCGTGACCCAGCCAGGGTCAAACGCCCCCGGGCTGAAACCCGCGTTGGTTGTAAGGCCATGTTGGTTGTCAAAATTCAAGATTCTGGTAGATGGGTTGTTTCCAATTTTGTCAAGGAACACAACCATGAGCTCGTTCCCGCGGATAAGGTGCACTGCCTCCGCTCCCACCGTCACGTCTCTGGTTCTGCAAAGTCCTTGATAGATACCTTGCAAGGTGCTGGGATTGGCCCCAGTGGAATTATGTCTGCACTCATCAAAGAATATGGTGGCATCAGCAATGTTGGTTTCACAGAGCGTGACTGTAGGAATTACATGAGGAGTAGTCGGCAGAGGACCCTTGGAGGTGACACCCAGCTCCTCTTGGACTACTTGAGAAACAGGCAAGCTGATAACCCTTCTTTTTTCTATGCTGTGCAGGGAGATGAGGATCAGTGCATGAGCAATATTTTCTGGGCTGATCCCAAGGCAAGGACTAACTACACTTACTTCGGAGACACGGTTACTTTTGACACGACTTACAGATCAAACCGCTACCGGTTGCCCTTTGCGCCTTTCACTGGAGTTAACCATCATGGACAACCTGTGTTGTTTGGTTGTGCTCTCCTGATGAATGAATCTGAGGCatcctttgtttggttgtttaagATGTGGCTTGAGGCAATGTCTTGGCGGCCTCCAGTCTCAATAACCACTGATCATGACAGGGTAATTCGCTTGGCTGTTACCCAGGTCCTTCCTGAGACCCGTCACCGATTCTGCAAGTGGCATATCTTTAAAGAATGCCAAGAAAAGCTATCCCATGTGCTTTCTGAACATCCCAATTTTGAAGCAGAGCTCCATAAGTGTGTCAACCTGACAGAATCCACTGAAGAGTTTGAATCTTGTTGGCTATCTCTAATTGATAGATATGATCTCAGGGGACATGAATGGTTAGGAACAATTTATGCCGACAGGGGGCAGTGGGTCCCGGTATACTTGAGAGATGCATTCTTTGCTGAAATGTCAATAACACAACATA
Above is a genomic segment from Alnus glutinosa chromosome 12, dhAlnGlut1.1, whole genome shotgun sequence containing:
- the LOC133851160 gene encoding protein FAR1-RELATED SEQUENCE 5-like, translating into MEIEPLSMGNEVIEFDLMGLADDAVDIEHPVDDDEDLLDNSATTAAVGSASQLYIPQGAADTDLEPYEGMEFESEEAAKAFYNSYARRVGFSSRVSMSRRSRRDGAIIQRSFVCAKEGFRVDKDKPGRDPARVKRPRAETRVGCKAMLVVKIQDSGRWVVSNFVKEHNHELVPADKVHCLRSHRHVSGSAKSLIDTLQGAGIGPSGIMSALIKEYGGISNVGFTERDCRNYMRSSRQRTLGGDTQLLLDYLRNRQADNPSFFYAVQGDEDQCMSNIFWADPKARTNYTYFGDTVTFDTTYRSNRYRLPFAPFTGVNHHGQPVLFGCALLMNESEASFVWLFKMWLEAMSWRPPVSITTDHDRVIRLAVTQVLPETRHRFCKWHIFKECQEKLSHVLSEHPNFEAELHKCVNLTESTEEFESCWLSLIDRYDLRGHEWLGTIYADRGQWVPVYLRDAFFAEMSITQHSDNINSYFDGYVNASTTLQLFVKQYEKALESRYEKEVKADYDTIKTAPVLKTPSPMEKQVAELYTRKLFIKFQEELVETMTFLATRVNDDEAITTYRVAKFGEIHKSYFVTFNVRELQATCSCQMFEFSGLLCRHILTVFRVTNVLTLPSRYILKRWTRSAKSGVILEERASDLLNGAQESLSVRYNNLRHEALKYVDRGVKTAEIYIVAMDALQEAANKVVLAKKNSGKSTFVNASGREDCAHQGILPINTCGDHQCDLEQPLSVDEQDRKILKLLRQLERARRKCDVYRANLLSVLKDIEEQKLQLSVKVQNIKLATKD